A region from the Salidesulfovibrio onnuriiensis genome encodes:
- a CDS encoding DUF4079 family protein, translating to MLWFHPVLQALTTLLALYVAFTGLNRFLTQHLQISRPFQWRIHVQLGKLAILLWFAGFVGGLMVARMTWSVNFITGRHYQTALIMLPLLIFGYLSGIIMDAHKKPRGLLSLLHAANNITLLGLALYQFWTGWAVLREYLL from the coding sequence ATGCTCTGGTTCCATCCGGTCCTGCAAGCCCTGACCACCCTGCTGGCCCTGTACGTGGCCTTCACGGGCCTGAACCGCTTCCTGACCCAGCATCTGCAGATCAGCCGCCCGTTCCAGTGGCGGATCCACGTGCAGCTGGGCAAGCTGGCCATCCTGCTCTGGTTCGCGGGCTTTGTGGGGGGGCTCATGGTGGCCCGCATGACCTGGTCTGTGAACTTCATCACCGGCCGCCACTACCAGACCGCCCTGATCATGCTTCCCCTGCTCATCTTCGGCTACCTGAGCGGCATCATCATGGACGCGCACAAGAAGCCGCGCGGGCTGCTCTCCCTGCTCCACGCGGCCAACAACATCACGCTCCTCGGCCTGGCCCTGTACCAGTTCTGGACAGGCTGGGCCGTCCTCCGGGAGTACCTGCTCTAG
- the waaF gene encoding lipopolysaccharide heptosyltransferase II produces MKEYRKIGVWQTAFIGDAILTLPLLAALKRLHPHAEIHFWVRKGLGALFSGQPEITAVHEFDKRGRDKSLLAAHRLGRKIAGQGFDLWISAHRSLRSAVVARATRIETRIGYCAPWFNRCAYTQTVDRRFEDLEEIERLHQLLLPLNEEAPVPQANLVLPQSARRFAQDFWEEHGLQGDMVLGVHPGSTWPTKCWLPDYFAEVVRHAANEAVTVLVFGGPGEEALVSEIVEKAGGTGRFVHNLAGRLDLLQLAAVMGRLSACLTNDSGPMHLAWTQNVPLVALFGPTVRKLGFYPRGKKSTVLETDLQCRPCGLHGPRKCPQKHHECMKRITPEQVWSALRAKLDQPLD; encoded by the coding sequence ACCGCATTCATCGGCGACGCCATCCTGACGCTGCCCCTGCTCGCCGCCCTGAAACGGCTCCATCCCCATGCCGAGATCCATTTCTGGGTCCGCAAGGGACTGGGCGCGCTGTTTTCGGGCCAGCCCGAGATCACGGCCGTGCATGAATTCGACAAGCGCGGCCGCGACAAGTCGCTGCTGGCCGCCCACCGCCTGGGCCGGAAAATCGCCGGGCAGGGCTTCGACCTCTGGATCTCGGCCCACCGCAGCCTGCGAAGCGCCGTGGTCGCCCGGGCAACCAGGATCGAAACCCGCATCGGCTACTGCGCCCCCTGGTTCAACCGCTGCGCCTATACCCAGACCGTGGACCGCAGGTTCGAAGACCTGGAGGAAATCGAACGCCTGCACCAGCTGCTCCTGCCCCTGAACGAGGAAGCCCCGGTTCCGCAGGCCAACCTGGTGCTGCCGCAGTCGGCCAGGCGGTTTGCCCAGGATTTCTGGGAAGAACACGGCCTGCAGGGCGACATGGTCCTGGGCGTGCATCCCGGCTCCACCTGGCCCACCAAGTGCTGGCTGCCCGACTATTTCGCGGAAGTGGTCCGCCATGCCGCCAACGAGGCGGTCACCGTGCTGGTCTTCGGCGGCCCGGGCGAAGAGGCCCTGGTCTCGGAGATCGTGGAAAAGGCGGGCGGCACGGGACGCTTCGTGCACAACCTGGCCGGCAGGCTGGACCTGCTGCAGTTGGCGGCGGTCATGGGCAGGCTCAGCGCCTGCCTGACCAACGACTCCGGCCCCATGCACCTGGCCTGGACCCAGAACGTGCCCCTGGTGGCGCTGTTCGGCCCCACGGTCCGCAAGCTGGGCTTCTACCCGCGCGGGAAAAAGTCCACGGTGCTGGAAACCGATCTCCAGTGCCGCCCCTGCGGCCTGCACGGCCCGCGCAAGTGCCCGCAGAAGCACCACGAGTGCATGAAGCGCATCACCCCGGAACAGGTCTGGAGCGCCCTGCGCGCCAAGCTGGACCAGCCCCTGGATTAG